A region of Brevundimonas sp. NIBR10 DNA encodes the following proteins:
- a CDS encoding portal protein produces MALPAELLQRIQVAKNDRAKHQSAINDFLRLADPVRPRIGDTGLTVRSDEADDLYDAMFQEVAEDFASDVLHRAMPRASDWVKYEPEDVLPEEVQTVLKDPLAKRTKAIFSAVRQSNYYSEAGAEWAFDLGHGTAALTCNDYGAGQPLCFEAVGPHQLLIERGAKGQLSLKGREFQMPLEEAMAQWPGGNFSAKLRREATQKSNKRRMVTCLEVATRIYDAGDEKWQWRVAVDDHIIVDIELTGRGSCPIIVTRWRSISTTAWGVGPLRKAIADAKSLDQVAYLRLKNLGRQVDPPMFYDDDGVLNPEGGLGPGQAIPRLPGSKVDFMEAGQIELAYYEGGQLGDNIRRAGFQSGPRQEGLTPPTAFQWREQQQEEGRRLEQPTGKLYEEGVIAILDRVEFLLTKRGDIDPIVAAGKQSVKVRPLNPLAKQQEGENLTNAANLLNIARSTFDPQTLAATVDMGATFENMKRAADDEIIVIRSKDQREEMMRGVLGQPGMAPGLETAPAGSQAPAA; encoded by the coding sequence ATGGCCCTCCCCGCCGAACTTCTCCAGCGCATCCAGGTCGCAAAGAACGATCGCGCCAAGCACCAGAGCGCGATCAACGACTTCCTGCGCCTGGCCGATCCCGTGCGGCCGCGCATCGGGGACACCGGGCTGACCGTTCGGAGCGACGAGGCCGACGATCTGTATGACGCCATGTTCCAGGAGGTCGCGGAGGATTTCGCGTCCGACGTCCTGCACCGGGCCATGCCGCGCGCATCGGATTGGGTGAAGTACGAGCCCGAGGATGTCCTGCCCGAAGAGGTGCAGACGGTCCTCAAGGATCCGCTGGCCAAGCGGACCAAGGCGATCTTCTCGGCCGTCCGCCAGTCCAACTACTATTCCGAAGCGGGCGCTGAGTGGGCGTTCGACCTGGGCCATGGCACGGCGGCCCTGACCTGCAACGACTACGGCGCCGGCCAGCCCCTATGCTTCGAGGCCGTCGGTCCTCACCAACTGCTGATCGAACGCGGTGCCAAGGGCCAACTGTCCCTCAAGGGCCGCGAGTTTCAGATGCCGCTCGAGGAAGCCATGGCCCAATGGCCGGGCGGAAACTTCTCGGCCAAGCTGCGGCGCGAGGCGACCCAGAAGTCGAACAAGCGGCGCATGGTCACCTGCCTGGAGGTCGCAACCCGGATCTACGACGCCGGTGACGAGAAGTGGCAATGGCGCGTCGCGGTCGACGACCACATCATCGTCGACATCGAGCTGACCGGTCGGGGCTCGTGCCCCATCATCGTGACCCGCTGGCGCTCGATCTCGACGACGGCGTGGGGGGTCGGGCCGCTGCGCAAGGCGATCGCCGATGCCAAGTCGCTGGACCAGGTGGCGTATCTGCGGCTCAAGAACCTCGGCCGGCAGGTCGATCCGCCGATGTTCTATGACGACGACGGTGTGCTGAACCCGGAAGGCGGGCTTGGGCCCGGCCAAGCTATCCCCCGCCTGCCTGGTTCAAAGGTCGACTTCATGGAGGCGGGCCAGATTGAGCTCGCGTACTACGAGGGCGGACAACTCGGAGACAACATCCGCCGCGCCGGGTTTCAGTCGGGCCCGCGTCAGGAGGGCCTGACCCCCCCGACCGCGTTCCAGTGGCGCGAGCAGCAGCAGGAAGAAGGCCGCCGCCTGGAGCAGCCCACCGGCAAGCTCTACGAGGAAGGCGTCATCGCCATTCTGGATCGCGTCGAGTTCCTGCTGACCAAGCGCGGCGACATCGATCCGATAGTGGCCGCCGGCAAGCAGTCGGTGAAGGTTCGCCCCCTGAACCCGCTCGCCAAGCAGCAGGAGGGCGAGAACCTGACGAACGCCGCCAACCTGCTGAACATCGCCCGGTCGACGTTCGATCCGCAGACCCTCGCGGCGACCGTCGACATGGGCGCCACGTTCGAGAATATGAAGCGCGCGGCCGACGACGAAATCATCGTCATTCGGTCGAAAGACCAGCGCGAAGAAATGATGCGCGGCGTGCTGGGTCAGCCTGGCATGGCGCCGGGGCTTGAGACCGCCCCGGCCGGCTCACAGGCCCCCGCAGCATGA